Proteins from a genomic interval of uncultured Methanocorpusculum sp.:
- a CDS encoding ABC transporter substrate-binding protein: protein MKKLLIVSGVILTLLCIVFAAGCISEESPGSIVIMNSDGSTVTLNQTAERIVLLNSNAGEILYLLGDADKVVGISQSIANNAEQVKMYPNATVVGAWNEPDVEYLISLNADLVIGYATSKPKNAEVLASAGIPIVYIDCTKPNTMTQDIVEIGKISGNTEKAQQIAEYYNEVITEVESRVAPISATSSVYAESYTAYWGQGTDTGMGQLITIAGGSNIMNDAGSKKISDEWVVSSSPEIIVKLVNNMNDPKAAYDKSYQGPGSIRSLGSRMTRSGF from the coding sequence ATGAAAAAACTGCTGATTGTGTCGGGTGTCATCCTGACTCTGCTTTGTATCGTCTTCGCCGCAGGCTGTATTTCCGAGGAGTCGCCGGGCTCGATCGTCATTATGAATTCGGACGGATCGACCGTAACGCTGAATCAGACGGCGGAGCGTATCGTTCTGCTGAACTCGAATGCAGGCGAAATCCTGTATCTTTTAGGCGATGCCGATAAAGTCGTGGGTATTTCCCAGTCGATCGCGAACAACGCCGAGCAGGTGAAGATGTATCCGAACGCGACGGTGGTCGGAGCATGGAACGAGCCGGATGTGGAGTATCTCATCTCGCTGAATGCCGATCTGGTGATCGGGTATGCGACCTCGAAGCCGAAGAATGCCGAGGTGCTTGCATCCGCAGGGATCCCGATCGTGTATATCGACTGCACGAAGCCGAATACGATGACGCAGGATATCGTCGAGATCGGCAAGATTTCGGGTAATACGGAAAAGGCTCAGCAGATTGCGGAGTATTATAACGAGGTCATTACCGAGGTTGAGTCAAGAGTCGCTCCGATCTCGGCGACGAGTTCGGTCTATGCGGAAAGCTACACGGCCTACTGGGGACAGGGAACGGATACGGGCATGGGCCAGCTGATCACGATTGCCGGCGGGAGCAATATCATGAACGATGCCGGTTCCAAAAAGATCTCCGACGAGTGGGTGGTTTCATCCAGTCCGGAGATCATCGTGAAGCTCGTGAATAATATGAACGACCCGAAGGCCGCATATGACAAGTCGTATCAAGGACCGGGTTCAATACGATCTCTGGGGTCGAGAATGACAAGGTCTGGCTTCTGA
- the cyaB gene encoding class IV adenylate cyclase has protein sequence MALEIEIKVKVPSLDPIREKLLANGAELIADQVEHDLYYNAPHRDFAVTDEALRIRYLTNQICGKAMPPNVIYKGPKVGREGFKSREELIVDLSSAEEYCTILERLGFRLTAEVVKHREMYQCENALVTLDTLPGIGTFSEIEASFDLSEDEAISVINKTAEMAGIFGERLTKSYLEILLDSRQT, from the coding sequence ATGGCTCTGGAAATAGAAATAAAAGTCAAGGTCCCGTCCCTCGATCCGATCCGGGAAAAACTTCTCGCAAACGGAGCGGAACTGATCGCCGATCAGGTGGAGCATGATCTGTATTATAATGCTCCCCACCGGGATTTTGCCGTGACCGACGAGGCGCTCAGGATCCGGTATCTGACCAACCAGATCTGCGGGAAAGCCATGCCGCCGAACGTGATCTACAAGGGTCCTAAAGTCGGCCGCGAGGGTTTCAAATCCAGAGAAGAACTCATCGTCGACCTCTCCTCGGCCGAAGAATACTGCACGATCCTTGAGCGGCTCGGGTTCAGACTGACCGCCGAGGTCGTCAAACACCGGGAGATGTACCAGTGCGAGAATGCGCTCGTCACTCTGGATACTCTTCCGGGAATCGGGACCTTCTCGGAGATCGAGGCCTCCTTCGACCTTTCCGAGGACGAGGCGATCTCCGTTATAAATAAAACAGCAGAGATGGCGGGAATCTTTGGCGAACGTCTGACGAAATCGTATCTCGAGATCCTGCTCGACTCCAGACAAACCTGA
- a CDS encoding Fic family protein: protein MTNIRKKNSESGYKILSSIMAVVKDKLPTGNMDDYYTKAELRYHVDGKELESSWMVLKLARAFSSNHLPYKPNNLTYVLTSEISHELHLCDRDLSKVFPTGTRQLESAPKYIIDALFEEAIFSSKLEGAVTTELVAKNMLRKNLPPRNKDEQMIVNNHLAMQFIQDKKNVLLTPEFIREIQGIVTKNTMQDENQSGVFRSTNDVSVMNVRTGEVVHYPPDAEKIDSMISALCDFVNADGVLNPAEEDPFIHPIIVGIALHFLIGYIHPFYDGNGRTARTLFYWYVLSRGYEVFQYIPISKIMQQSPGKYRDAYLATERDDLDLTYFILYNIRCIRKARKALIDHLKLENSRKKTTEQTISALPNVTKRQATILSYMFEYKTEEFGIKEIAERFSVTYQTARTDLMHLTDSGYLGIRKKGKAFFYYVRDDFLEKTE from the coding sequence ATGACGAATATTCGTAAAAAGAATTCAGAATCCGGCTATAAAATATTAAGCAGCATCATGGCGGTGGTAAAAGATAAACTGCCGACCGGAAATATGGATGACTACTATACCAAGGCGGAACTGCGGTATCATGTAGATGGGAAGGAATTGGAGAGCAGCTGGATGGTTCTGAAACTTGCCCGGGCATTTTCCAGCAACCATCTGCCCTACAAACCGAATAATCTAACGTATGTTCTGACGTCAGAAATATCCCACGAACTGCATTTATGCGACCGGGATCTTTCCAAGGTTTTCCCAACTGGAACAAGGCAGCTGGAATCCGCACCTAAGTATATCATAGATGCCTTATTTGAAGAGGCGATCTTTTCGAGCAAACTGGAGGGGGCAGTTACTACGGAACTTGTAGCGAAGAATATGCTTCGAAAGAATCTTCCTCCGCGAAATAAGGATGAACAGATGATCGTGAACAATCATCTGGCGATGCAGTTTATTCAGGATAAGAAGAATGTTTTACTGACTCCCGAGTTTATCCGGGAAATTCAGGGTATCGTTACGAAAAACACTATGCAGGATGAAAATCAATCTGGTGTTTTCCGAAGCACGAATGATGTTTCCGTTATGAATGTTCGAACAGGAGAGGTTGTTCATTACCCGCCGGATGCGGAGAAGATTGATTCGATGATCTCTGCATTATGCGATTTCGTGAATGCCGACGGCGTGCTGAATCCAGCGGAGGAGGATCCTTTTATTCATCCGATCATTGTGGGTATTGCCCTGCATTTTCTGATAGGCTATATTCACCCGTTTTATGACGGAAACGGCCGTACGGCAAGGACGCTCTTCTACTGGTATGTTTTGTCACGGGGATACGAGGTCTTTCAATACATTCCTATTTCGAAAATAATGCAGCAGTCACCGGGAAAATACCGAGATGCATATCTGGCAACGGAGAGGGACGATCTTGATCTGACGTATTTTATTCTGTACAATATCAGATGTATTCGAAAGGCAAGGAAAGCGTTGATCGATCACTTGAAGCTGGAGAACAGTCGGAAAAAGACTACAGAACAAACCATTTCTGCACTGCCGAATGTAACCAAAAGGCAGGCAACTATTCTATCATATATGTTCGAGTATAAGACAGAAGAGTTTGGCATCAAGGAGATCGCTGAAAGGTTTTCAGTGACATATCAGACGGCAAGGACGGATCTGATGCATCTTACAGATTCCGGATATCTGGGTATAAGAAAGAAAGGAAAGGCATTTTTCTATTATGTTCGTGATGACTTTCTGGAGAAGACAGAATAA
- a CDS encoding lysophospholipid acyltransferase family protein translates to MTARFLASPSIGRKLHYTYDIVIPKHTPYMVFSNHTTLWDHLMIGMAVKGHMFYVAGEHLFRKKSTRFIGAFLLDPIIRKKGAPADEVIRDIKERLSAGNNVWMSPEGVRSINGETAFISPGTGKLVKECGDLGAALITYRMHGGYLRRPRWGKTPRDGKMWGEFVHEYSPEELKGMTVDQINEAINRDLYVNTFDDQKKNPLPYTGTDLAECLETILYICPECKQMGKLHNKGDILSCECGYSVKFNEFGLFEPASGHELHHDNIVSWDHWQRDLIKENLPAYLVTPKDVPIESDEGQILGKIGALKSVEDLGTGKFSIYVDRLEFDGDKGKFVFPFADIEGFAFSLQMKILFSLHDGTYYEVESKIPRSAAKYMVLYRFLIGKEYK, encoded by the coding sequence ATGACCGCACGTTTCCTTGCCAGTCCGTCCATTGGACGGAAATTACATTATACCTACGATATCGTTATTCCAAAGCATACCCCCTATATGGTCTTCTCCAACCACACAACCCTCTGGGACCACCTGATGATCGGCATGGCGGTCAAAGGGCACATGTTCTATGTGGCCGGCGAACATCTTTTCAGAAAAAAATCGACCCGGTTTATCGGAGCGTTTCTGCTCGATCCGATCATCCGCAAAAAAGGAGCCCCGGCAGACGAGGTCATCCGCGATATCAAAGAGCGGCTCAGTGCGGGAAATAATGTCTGGATGTCTCCCGAAGGAGTCAGGTCGATCAACGGCGAGACGGCGTTCATCTCGCCCGGGACCGGCAAACTGGTCAAGGAATGCGGAGATCTCGGCGCCGCTCTCATCACCTACCGGATGCACGGCGGATATCTGCGCCGCCCAAGATGGGGCAAGACGCCGCGTGACGGCAAAATGTGGGGAGAGTTCGTGCACGAATACTCGCCCGAGGAGTTGAAGGGCATGACGGTCGATCAGATCAACGAGGCGATCAACCGCGATCTGTATGTGAACACCTTCGACGACCAGAAAAAGAACCCGCTTCCCTACACGGGAACGGATCTTGCGGAGTGTTTGGAGACGATCCTCTACATCTGCCCGGAGTGCAAGCAGATGGGCAAACTTCACAATAAAGGGGATATCCTTTCCTGCGAATGCGGCTACTCGGTGAAGTTCAACGAGTTCGGTCTGTTCGAGCCGGCGTCGGGGCATGAGCTGCACCACGATAATATCGTGTCCTGGGATCACTGGCAGAGGGATCTGATCAAGGAGAATCTGCCGGCGTATCTTGTGACTCCGAAAGACGTCCCGATCGAGTCGGACGAGGGACAGATCCTTGGAAAGATCGGAGCGCTGAAGTCGGTGGAGGATCTCGGCACCGGCAAATTTTCGATCTATGTGGACAGACTCGAGTTCGACGGGGACAAGGGGAAGTTCGTGTTCCCGTTCGCGGATATCGAAGGGTTCGCGTTTTCCCTGCAGATGAAGATCCTTTTCTCGCTGCACGACGGGACGTATTACGAGGTCGAGTCGAAGATCCCGCGGTCTGCGGCAAAATACATGGTGCTTTACCGGTTTTTGATCGGAAAAGAGTATAAGTGA
- a CDS encoding uracil-DNA glycosylase family protein codes for MIPQSPEKTVDPSSVYVVMISEVVPEDPRQDFYGGAEASYAESAVALFRQAGVDVSSVLELLDRGIYLTNAVKYPKTGYTVETSAIEQSLPLLEEELARFPNLRVVMLMGDVAKKSFNMLAKKQTGKNCIPSGATYKLRAGEFYFGSVRVIPSYIMTGGNLLIEKSKTQMITEDIKKMMGIILP; via the coding sequence ATGATCCCGCAGTCTCCCGAGAAAACCGTCGATCCTTCATCCGTGTATGTCGTGATGATCAGCGAAGTCGTCCCGGAAGATCCCCGGCAGGATTTTTATGGAGGCGCAGAGGCCTCGTATGCAGAGTCGGCGGTCGCGTTGTTTAGGCAGGCCGGCGTTGACGTTTCCTCTGTTTTGGAGCTTCTCGACCGCGGGATCTATCTCACGAACGCGGTCAAATATCCAAAAACCGGATACACGGTTGAAACCTCCGCGATCGAACAAAGTCTGCCGCTGCTGGAAGAGGAACTGGCCCGCTTCCCAAATCTCCGGGTTGTCATGCTCATGGGCGATGTGGCAAAAAAGTCGTTCAATATGCTCGCAAAAAAGCAGACCGGCAAAAACTGCATTCCGTCGGGTGCGACCTACAAACTCCGGGCCGGGGAATTTTATTTTGGAAGCGTGCGGGTGATCCCGTCCTATATCATGACCGGCGGAAATCTTCTGATCGAGAAATCCAAGACACAGATGATCACTGAAGATATAAAAAAGATGATGGGAATTATTCTTCCGTGA
- a CDS encoding ABC transporter ATP-binding protein, whose amino-acid sequence MNISVSSVYQKYGSHVVLKDVSFESKSGEVIALLGPNGSGKSTLIKTIADILTPSSGSITIDGVDVQEIDPIDRAKMIGYVPQYFHYTPFTTVLDTVLIGRRPYMSWSVSDEDLSAVDEAMTTMNIADLSDRFVNELSGGQRQRVFIARALAQDPNFFLFDEPTSSLDLRHQLETVATMREIVRKENSGMIIALHDLNLALRYTDKVLLLKDGEMYDYGTPESVLTTESVRDVYGVDAEFVENAQGRFILSYAPS is encoded by the coding sequence ATGAACATCTCGGTCTCGTCCGTGTATCAGAAGTACGGCAGTCATGTAGTTCTCAAAGACGTCAGCTTCGAATCGAAATCGGGAGAGGTCATCGCCCTTCTCGGGCCGAACGGTTCGGGAAAGTCCACGCTGATCAAAACGATCGCCGATATCCTGACGCCGTCATCCGGCTCTATCACGATCGACGGGGTGGACGTGCAGGAGATCGACCCGATCGACCGTGCGAAAATGATCGGCTATGTCCCGCAGTACTTCCACTACACGCCCTTTACGACCGTGCTGGACACCGTTCTGATCGGGCGGCGTCCGTATATGAGCTGGTCAGTTTCGGATGAGGATCTTTCCGCGGTGGATGAGGCCATGACCACGATGAACATCGCCGATCTCTCCGACCGGTTCGTGAACGAACTCTCTGGCGGCCAGCGGCAGCGGGTGTTCATCGCCCGGGCGCTTGCCCAGGATCCGAACTTTTTCCTGTTCGACGAGCCGACGAGTTCTCTCGATCTCCGGCATCAGCTGGAGACGGTAGCAACGATGCGGGAGATCGTGAGAAAAGAGAACTCCGGCATGATCATCGCTCTGCATGATCTGAATCTGGCTCTGCGGTACACCGACAAGGTGCTGCTGTTAAAAGACGGAGAGATGTACGACTACGGGACTCCGGAGAGTGTCCTGACGACCGAATCGGTCCGCGACGTTTACGGCGTGGATGCCGAGTTCGTAGAAAATGCGCAGGGGAGGTTCATCCTCTCCTATGCCCCATCATAG
- the amrS gene encoding AmmeMemoRadiSam system radical SAM enzyme, which translates to MIRHPARLWTTSGDKISCGVCARRCKIAIGERGFCGVRENMDGVLYANSYGLLTAANLDPIEKKPLYHFLPGTTTFSVSSFGCNFTCKHCQNYTLSQTTKIPTEYVPPEAVVEEAVRLGASSISFTYNEPTISFEYVYDTAKLAKEHGLTSAFITNGYMSKAALLEIAPYLGAIRIDLKGFTDEFYKTICGARLKPVLDTILLSKELGLHLELVTLVIPGYNDSVDEIDSMLDWVITNLGPAVPHHFTAFMPMYQMQDVPRTPFETLDRIYHQAKAHGLYYPYIGNMPHAEGSKTICPECGNVLIDRTGFSSVEPGLEGGHCKKCGRKIEGVFSLADL; encoded by the coding sequence ATGATCAGGCATCCTGCACGTCTCTGGACTACGTCCGGCGATAAGATCTCCTGCGGGGTTTGTGCCCGCAGATGCAAGATTGCGATAGGCGAGAGAGGATTCTGCGGCGTTCGGGAGAATATGGACGGTGTTTTGTATGCGAATTCGTATGGTCTTTTGACGGCGGCAAATCTCGACCCGATCGAAAAAAAGCCGCTGTATCATTTTTTACCGGGAACGACGACGTTTTCCGTGAGCAGTTTCGGCTGCAATTTTACCTGTAAACACTGTCAGAACTATACGCTTTCGCAGACGACAAAGATCCCTACCGAGTATGTCCCGCCAGAGGCGGTCGTCGAAGAGGCGGTAAGGCTTGGAGCATCCAGCATCTCGTTTACGTATAACGAGCCGACGATCTCATTCGAGTATGTGTACGATACGGCGAAACTCGCGAAGGAACACGGTTTGACCTCGGCTTTTATCACGAACGGATATATGTCGAAAGCGGCACTCCTTGAAATTGCCCCGTATCTTGGAGCGATCAGAATCGATCTGAAGGGGTTCACGGATGAGTTTTATAAGACGATCTGCGGGGCTCGGCTAAAGCCGGTACTCGATACGATCCTGCTTTCCAAGGAGCTCGGTCTCCATCTGGAACTGGTGACGCTCGTCATTCCCGGATATAACGACAGTGTGGATGAGATCGATTCGATGCTGGACTGGGTCATAACGAATCTTGGCCCGGCGGTGCCGCATCATTTCACGGCGTTTATGCCGATGTACCAAATGCAGGATGTTCCAAGAACGCCTTTCGAGACGCTTGACCGGATTTACCATCAGGCGAAGGCCCACGGTCTGTATTATCCGTACATCGGGAATATGCCCCATGCCGAAGGATCAAAAACGATCTGCCCGGAGTGTGGAAATGTTCTCATCGACCGAACCGGGTTTTCATCAGTAGAGCCGGGGCTTGAGGGGGGACACTGTAAGAAGTGCGGGCGCAAGATCGAGGGTGTTTTTTCGCTGGCGGATCTGTAA
- a CDS encoding FKBP-type peptidyl-prolyl cis-trans isomerase, protein MAIENGTYIKLSYTGSVNGVPFDTTDAEVAKTAGIFRENVMYGPSIVKVGAGHLIQGLDADLAGKEIGTEYTLVVPAAMAFGEHKPEEMKAFDKKDFQKKPEVYERVTIEGRDGVVINKVGSRYIVDFNHPLAGQEITYTYTIDGIVEDGTEKLAGIIKLITGRVMKVDASDKTFVSIEIPAMMAMYNQNWLMTQYMISQEAFAIFPEIENVKFIESFPRPYYKKEEESAPAEEQAAE, encoded by the coding sequence ATGGCTATCGAAAATGGTACATATATTAAACTCAGCTACACCGGATCTGTGAACGGTGTTCCCTTCGATACTACCGACGCTGAAGTTGCAAAGACTGCTGGAATCTTCCGTGAAAATGTAATGTATGGTCCTTCGATCGTCAAAGTCGGTGCAGGACACCTCATCCAGGGTCTTGACGCAGATCTTGCCGGCAAGGAGATCGGAACGGAATACACCCTTGTTGTCCCGGCCGCAATGGCATTCGGCGAGCACAAACCCGAAGAGATGAAAGCCTTCGACAAAAAGGATTTCCAGAAGAAACCCGAAGTCTATGAGCGTGTTACGATCGAGGGCCGCGACGGTGTCGTTATAAACAAAGTCGGCAGCAGATACATCGTTGACTTCAACCACCCGCTTGCAGGTCAGGAAATCACCTACACCTACACGATCGACGGTATTGTCGAGGATGGAACCGAGAAGCTTGCCGGTATCATCAAACTCATTACCGGCCGCGTGATGAAGGTCGATGCATCCGACAAGACCTTTGTCTCCATCGAGATACCCGCAATGATGGCGATGTACAATCAGAACTGGCTCATGACCCAGTATATGATTTCCCAGGAGGCATTCGCGATCTTCCCTGAGATCGAGAACGTTAAGTTCATCGAGTCCTTCCCCCGCCCGTACTACAAGAAGGAAGAAGAGAGCGCCCCTGCTGAAGAGCAGGCAGCCGAATAA
- a CDS encoding metallophosphoesterase codes for MTEIVFITDIHGKFDTVYEIFNRENPDYVFIGGDVTDLDQSLDGVIPFMEDIPAPTFVVPGNCDNRDILTVLEASDAIPIHRKSIDLGKLTISGIGGSNATPFSTPFEHTEEDLEAITKEVAAKTGKNRWNILITHAPPFGALDEVAPDVHVGAFPIAKIVKDFDIICCGHIHEQKGICELEKRICVNPGPAYDGNYALITLDEEEDEPKIVLKNIRDPIEVTEE; via the coding sequence ATGACAGAGATTGTATTCATCACCGATATTCACGGGAAGTTCGATACCGTCTATGAGATCTTCAATAGAGAAAACCCGGATTACGTCTTCATCGGCGGGGACGTCACCGATCTCGACCAGTCGCTCGACGGCGTTATACCCTTTATGGAAGATATTCCCGCTCCGACGTTCGTCGTTCCCGGAAACTGCGACAACCGGGACATCCTCACCGTACTTGAGGCATCGGACGCCATTCCAATTCACAGAAAAAGCATCGACCTTGGAAAACTGACCATATCGGGAATCGGCGGCTCGAACGCCACGCCGTTTTCCACGCCGTTCGAACACACCGAAGAGGATCTCGAAGCGATCACCAAAGAGGTCGCCGCCAAAACCGGAAAGAACCGGTGGAACATCCTGATCACCCATGCGCCACCGTTCGGGGCTCTTGACGAGGTCGCTCCTGACGTACATGTCGGAGCATTTCCGATCGCAAAAATCGTCAAAGACTTTGACATCATCTGCTGCGGACATATCCACGAGCAGAAAGGCATCTGCGAACTGGAAAAGCGCATCTGTGTTAACCCGGGGCCGGCATACGACGGAAATTATGCACTCATCACGCTGGATGAAGAAGAGGATGAGCCGAAGATCGTGCTGAAAAACATTCGCGACCCAATAGAAGTCACGGAAGAATAA
- a CDS encoding metal-dependent hydrolase codes for MQIRYAGHSCFIIEGSKKLLFDPMPLEDPASIKADLTLISHAHSDHIGDSPERFSMTAAVHELSGYLKSLGVPTIGMNIGGSVEYEGVTVRMVLATHSSSIRQNDGTSLYMGQACGFVVEMDGHVIYYAGDTGLFSDMKLIRELYHPDIAILPAGGRYTMGPEECMMAAAWIGAKTVIPMHVNTYPEIEQDMPAFKRAVELTTVMHVELMQPGDVLELP; via the coding sequence ATGCAGATACGATACGCCGGTCACTCCTGTTTCATTATCGAAGGCTCAAAGAAACTTTTATTCGATCCGATGCCGCTCGAAGATCCCGCATCAATCAAGGCCGATCTGACCCTGATCTCGCACGCACATTCTGATCATATCGGAGACTCACCCGAGCGTTTCTCCATGACGGCCGCAGTCCACGAACTCTCCGGCTATCTGAAATCACTCGGCGTTCCAACGATTGGGATGAACATCGGCGGTTCGGTAGAATATGAAGGCGTGACGGTCCGGATGGTCCTGGCAACCCACTCCTCATCCATCCGCCAAAACGACGGAACGAGTCTCTACATGGGTCAGGCCTGCGGGTTTGTCGTCGAAATGGACGGGCATGTAATATATTACGCCGGAGATACCGGCCTTTTCTCCGATATGAAGCTCATTCGCGAACTCTATCACCCGGACATCGCGATCCTGCCGGCCGGCGGCCGCTATACGATGGGACCCGAGGAATGTATGATGGCAGCGGCATGGATAGGAGCGAAGACGGTCATCCCGATGCATGTGAATACCTACCCGGAGATCGAACAGGATATGCCGGCATTTAAGCGGGCAGTCGAGCTGACGACCGTGATGCATGTCGAGCTTATGCAGCCGGGCGATGTGCTCGAACTGCCGTAA